From one Anopheles bellator chromosome 1, idAnoBellAS_SP24_06.2, whole genome shotgun sequence genomic stretch:
- the LOC131215137 gene encoding odorant receptor 56a produces the protein MKLKEEWILADDVFKNPLIGPALRALKYYGLLIHESQPMKKLHCFRGMVFTLTMLLFNATQYIDLAQVWGRVSDMTANAATTLLFTTIIFRILFFYFHRARFNNIIRVAHEGIVRIMDDDWQAERDILSTNIRYLKRLTVVFWSCALVTANTMCVYALVQYFIYESPADGRSEVVNVLRDVMNTTQTQTYPASILRSWYPSPADHFLTIYLIQLYAMLVGQLIVPSWHMFMVTLMVYGRTECSILAHKLRYLDRYQSTAGDRINGPPEQSLATANNSARRSMIIDCVKRQSRLVAFTKELEQLTRAAVFFDFVLFSVLLCALLFEASMTTSGVQIFIDICYITTMTTILFLYYWHANEINACADGLSMAAYESDWYRYDRRTNKLLQIFIMYSNRPLKMRAFFISMSLDTFIGILRASYSYFTLLKQMTTQSKEGGVQ, from the exons ATGAAACTGAAAGAGGAATGGATTCTTGCAGACGACGTGTTCAAAAACCCTCTGATCGGCCCAGCCCTGCGGGCACTAAAGTACTACGGGCTGCTGATACACGAAAGCCAACCGATGAAGAAGCTGCACTGTTTCCGGGGCATGGTCTTTACCCTGACGATGCTGCTGTTCAACGCTACGCAGTACATCGATCTGGCACAGGTCTGGGGCCGCGTTTCGGACATGACCGCCAACGCGGCCACCACGCTCCTCTTCACGACGATCATCTTTCGGATCCTGTTCTTCTACTTCCACCGAGCAC GATTCAACAACATCATTCGAGTGGCCCACGAAGGCATCGTGCGGATAATGGACGACGATTGGCAGGCGGAACGGGACATACTGTCCACCAACATACGCTACCTGAAACGCCTTACGGTGGTGTTCTGGAGCTGCGCCTTGGTGACGGCCAATACGATGTGCGTTTACGCGCTGGTTCAGTATTTTATATACGAAAGTCCTGCTGATGGCCGGAGTGAGGTGGTGAATGTTTTGCGCGACGTCATGAACACGACCCAAACGCAGACGTATCCTGCGTCGATCCTTCGCTCGTGGTACCCATCGCCGGCGGATCACTTTCTGACGATCTATCTCATCCAACTATACGCCATGCTGGTCGGTCAGCTGATCGTACCCTCGTGGCACATGTTTATGGTCACACTAATGGTTTACGGGCGGACCGAGTGTAGCATTCTAGCGCACAAACTACGGTACCTCGACCGCTATCAGTCAACCGCCGGTGATCGGATAAACGGTCCGCCGGAACAATCCTTGGCCACGGCAAACAATTCCGCCCGTCGTTCGATGATAATCGATTGCGTTAAGCGACAGTCCCGGTTGGTGGCGTTCACCAAAGAACTGGAACAGCTGACCCGGGCGGCcgtgtttttcgatttcgtccTCTTCTCGGTACTCCTCTGTGCGCTGCTGTTTGAGGCCTCGATGACCACGTCCGGGGTGCAGATTTTTATCGACATTTGCTACATCACGACGATGACCACGATCCTGTTCCTGTACTATTGGCACGCGAACGAGATCAATGCGTGC GCTGACGGATTGTCGATGGCGGCGTACGAAAGTGACTGGTACCGGTACGATCGGCGGACCAACAAGCTGCTGCAGATATTCATCATGTACAGCAACAGGCCACTGAAAATGAGAGCTTTTTTCATCTCGATGTCACTGGACACCTTCATAGGG ATTCTACGCGCATCTTACAGTTACTTCACGCTTCTGAAGCAGATGACCACTCAGAGCAAGGAAGGTGGCGTTCAGTGA
- the LOC131216403 gene encoding quinone oxidoreductase-like protein 2: MLTTKLFPALGTLSERSVFLCRAAHRAAVLREPGKPIVLETVKKVEKLKNDEVRVKVHYCSLNTTDVKIITGKHKELDVPLPFIPGHEFSGEIVEIGKDNPHFFNRGDRVVVMNDLQDPNGGLISEAVVKNRDVWTVPQSVPLREMAVLPYGHGTALLTFALHCNLKENDLILITAGAAGMGLAAIDLAVSVYKAKVIAICDTESSSDLVRAKGAHKSISITKNNYSKLYKNIAEALGDKKAKVVYDAVGKGLLHLLADFVDPTTGKLISVDPFYNAQKFASEAPEFERPKRSKGKEDRKPEEDELRAALLQNVQHFDLYEYPDLDTYRQMISDTIEMRSEGMIAGHISKMFPLAKIQQAIEFVQQKQCTGKVLIDVQCTDADDDCAEGEDKKGSVQGKTKQEPEGKKKAKD, from the exons ATGCTGACGACGAAACTGTTCCCCGCGCTCGGGACACTTTCGGAGCGTAGTGTGTTCTTGTGCCGAGCCGCACACCGGGCGGCCGTGCTACGTGAGCCTGGAAAACCGATCGTCCTCGAGACGGTGAAAAAGGTTGAGAAACTGAAAAACGATGAG GTTCGCGTGAAGGTACACTACTGCAGCCTGAACACGACGGATGTGAAAATCATCACTGGTAAACACAAGGAACTGGACGTGCCACTTCCATTCATACCGGGGCACGAGTTTTCCGGCGAGATAGTCGAGATCGGGAAGGACAATCCGCACTTTTTTAACCGCGGGGATCGTGTTGTGGTGATGAATGACCTACAGGACCCGAACGGTGGGTTGATTTCGGAGGCGGTGGTAAAGAATCGGGATGTTTGGACCGTCCCGCAGTCGGTGCCATTGCGTGAGATGGCCGTCCTACCGTACGGTCACGGAACGGCCCTGTTAACGTTCGCCCTGCACTGTAACCTCAAGGAGAACGATCTCATCCTCATAacggccggtgccgccggaaTGGGACTGGCAGCGATCGATCTGGCCGTCAGTGTGTACAAGGCCAAAGTTATAGCCATCTGCGACACCGAAAGCAGCTCGGACTTGGTGCGAGCCAAGGGGGCACACAAATCGATCAGTATAACCAAAAACAACTACTCGAAGCTTTACAAAAACATCGCCGAGGCCCTCGGGGACAAGAAGGCGAAGGTCGTGTACGACGCGGTCGGCAAGGGGTTGCTTCATCTGCTGGCGGATTT CGTTGACCCCACCACCGGCAAGCTCATTTCGGTCGATCCGTTCTACAACGCACAAAAGTTTGCCTCCGAAGCACCCGAATTCGAGCGACCGAAGCGGTCAAAGGGTAAAGAGGATCGGAAGCCGGAAGAGGACGAACTACGAGCGGCTCTGCTTCAGAACGTGCAGCACTTTGATCTGTACGAGTATCCGGATCTCGACACGTACCGGCAGATGATATCCGACACGATCGAGATGCGTTCCGAGGGTATGATCGCCGGCCACATCAGTAAGATGTTTCCGCTCGCCAAGATTCAGCAAGCGATCGAGTTCGTGCAGCAGAAACAGTGCACTGGGAAGGTGCTGATCGACGTGCAGTGTACCGATGCGGACGATGATTGCGCGGAGGGCgaggacaaaaaaggaagcgtCCAAGGCAAAACGAAGCAAGAGCCggaaggaaagaagaaagcgaaagactGA
- the LOC131205802 gene encoding fumarylacetoacetate hydrolase domain-containing protein 2A-like — protein sequence MAISALRTLCASYRLSATIASRNSASSRRFFSNSPTNAMRFVQYRTSATGDKQLLGVLSDDGTKVSNVSERYGGDLISFIRSGSSLDEVKAVASKVAPTAIGDVELLAPVTNPQKILCVGLNYSGHCEEQNKPIPKEPMFFSKYASTIVGPYGNVIAHRISDQIDWEVELAVVIGKTAKGVSKANAMEHVFGYTVAQDISARDWQKQRNGGQFLIGKSMDTFCPLGPAVVHRSLVADPHRLAIKCSVNGVEKQNGSTAELIFRIDDIIQRVTESITLLPGDVILTGTPAGVGMHRKPAEFLKPGDVIDSEIETIGKIKNKVIADA from the exons ATGGCGATTTCTGCTCTACGCACACTCTGCGCCAGTTATCGGTTGTCAGCCACAATTGCAAGTAGGAATTCCGCTTCATCTCGAAG ATTTTTCTCCAATTCACCGACCAACGCCATGCGCTTTGTTCAGTACCGCACGAGTGCCACGGGCGATAAGCAACTGCTCGGGGTGCTATCGGACGATGGTACGAAGGTGTCCAATGTTTCCGAACGATACGGAGGGGATCTGATCTCGTTCATACGATCGGGCTCGTCGTTGGATGAAGTAAAGGCTGTCGCTTCGAAGGTAGCACCCACCGCCATCGGGGACGTTGAATTGCTGGCACCGGTTACGAATCCGCAGAAGATACTCTGCGTCGGGCTCAACTACAGTGGTCACTGCGAGGAGCAGAACAAACCCATCCCTAAGGAACCGATGTTCTTCAGCAAATACGCCAGCACGATCGTCGGCCCATACGGGAACGTGATCGCTCATCGTATCAGTGAC cAAATTGATTGGGAGGTCGAGCTGGCCGTGGTCATCGGCAAAACTGCCAAAGGGGTCAGCAAAGCCAACGCAATGGAGCACGTGTTTGGATACACTGTGGCGCAGGACATTTCTGCACGCGATTGGCAGAAGCAGCGCAATGGCGGGCAATTTTTGATCGGCAAATCGATGGACACTTTCTGTCCGCTGGGACCGGCCGTGGTGCACCGATCGCTCGTGGCCGATCCTCATCGATTGGCGATCAAATGCAGCGTAAATGGAGTGGAGAAGCAGAACGGTAGCACGGCCGAACTGATCTTCCGTATCGACGACATCATCCAGCGGGTCACGGA ATCCATCACCCTTCTGCCGGGAGACGTTATCCTCACggggacaccagctggagtCGGTATGCACCGCAAGCCGGCCG